A region of Nakaseomyces glabratus chromosome M, complete sequence DNA encodes the following proteins:
- the UTP4 gene encoding small subunit rRNA maturation protein UTP4 (CAGL0M01430g~Ortholog(s) have role in maturation of SSU-rRNA from tricistronic rRNA transcript (SSU-rRNA, 5.8S rRNA, LSU-rRNA), positive regulation of transcription from RNA polymerase I promoter), whose protein sequence is MTMLVHRSRFVDFTPSNITALAFSHKSSAELTPSDLRLAVGRADGNIEVWNPRHDWFQEMIIEGGQDRTIEGLCWCNVAGEPLRLFSIGGSTIITEWDLNTGLPMKNYDCNAGVIWSIAINAAGDKLAVGCDNGTVVIVNIAGGPGIIEHDSILMRQEARVLSLAWNGNDYVIGGCSDGRIRIWAAHEKDESRGRIINTMRVDKSKKESTLVWSVLYLPSKNTIVSGDSTGSIKFWNFQYATLSQSFKSHSADILCLTTDAKESTIFSAGVDRKIFQYSLDHSKKWLISSNRLLHGNDIRAMCAYQSKGADFLVSGGVDKTLFINPISSFADGRYRKMPFVVPYNKNVLINNTQRLIVMWDGSVVKIWTMGTEVENEKNYKLVCKLVLKDEQKIHTCAMSPDGQVLLVGRATTTKIFHLQPMENKLKVTKLSNDFLFTIGTKAAKFINNSKVVICNTDDELLMLDLEEEDDEKPEYFELDEPQNTKSSLKIPYMNKINRIDANESAVVVSRYCGIVTVINLKTKKSQNLLHLMNFVTSIYIHEQRKTVIVVTAENKIYELSLASIFREDTEDKEGDEQADVTNEENSVFTAWSKRNTENIPKQLKDMRQKCLGVFASDEDSNKIWLWGSTWICRIDMSKNLPVITRKKTKKHGRDGLTITDDSNYMNNNLEDEDEDVDMDIDEDLEILKGGKVKSISNQKDPLTSEVFYFNDKYRHLLMADLLSSSELVVVERPPIFLKDQKAFQQPKLVF, encoded by the coding sequence ATGACGATGTTGGTGCACAGATCGAGGTTCGTGGACTTCACGCCCTCGAATATTACTGCGTTGGCTTTCTCTCACAAGTCCAGTGCTGAGTTGACTCCGTCTGATCTGAGGCTTGCTGTTGGCAGAGCAGATGGTAACATTGAAGTGTGGAACCCACGCCATGACTGGTTCCAGGAGATGATCATTGAAGGCGGTCAGGACCGCACGATCGAAGGGTTGTGCTGGTGTAATGTCGCTGGTGAACCACTGAGATTGTTCTCAATTGGTGGTTCTACTATTATCACGGAGTGGGACCTGAACACCGGTCTGCCAATGAAGAATTATGACTGTAATGCAGGTGTCATATGGTCAATTGCCATAAATGCAGCTGGAGATAAACTTGCGGTGGGTTGTGATAACGGTACTGTAGTTATCGTAAACATCGCTGGTGGCCCAGGTATAATAGAGCACGACTCGATACTAATGAGACAAGAGGCTCGTGTTCTATCCCTGGCTTGGAATGGTAATGATTATGTTATCGGTGGTTGTTCTGATGGTCGTATAAGGATTTGGGCTGCGCACGAGAAAGATGAAAGTAGAGGAAGAATAATTAACACAATGAGAGTAGACAAGTCGAAGAAAGAATCCACTTTGGTATGGTCAGTACTATATCTACCTTCTAAGAATACAATTGTCTCTGGTGACTCTACCGGCTCCATTAAATTTTGGAACTTCCAGTATGCTACACTGTCCCAGTCATTCAAATCACATAGCGCTGATATTTTGTGTCTAACCACAGATGCTAAGGAATCTACTATTTTCAGTGCTGGCGTCGATAGGAAGATCTTCCAATACAGTCTCGATCACTCTAAAAAATGGTTGATATCCTCGAACAGATTACTACATGGTAATGACATTAGGGCAATGTGTGCTTACCAATCTAAAGGTGCTGATTTCCTAGTTTCGGGTGGTGTTGACAAAACACTATTTATCAACCctatttcttcatttgcAGATGGCCGTTATAGAAAGATGCCATTTGTTGTTCCCTACAACAAGAACGTGCTGATCAATAATACTCAAAGATTAATAGTGATGTGGGATGGCTCTGTGGTTAAAATATGGACTATGGGTACAGAAGTCGAGAACGAGAAAAATTACAAGCTGGTTTGCAAATTGGTATTAAAGGATGAGCAAAAGATCCACACTTGTGCGATGTCTCCAGATGGTCAAGTTTTATTGGTTGGTAGAGCTACCACTACAAAAATTTTCCATTTGCAACCAATGGAAAATAAACTGAAAGTCACCAAACTATCAAATGATTTCCTCTTCACAATTGGAACAAAGGCTGCAAAGTTTATAAATAACTCAAAAGTTGTGATATGCAACACCGATGATGAACTTCTTATGTTAGActtagaagaagaagatgatgagaAGCCTGAGTATTTTGAGTTGGATGAACCACAAAATACCAAGAGTAGTTTAAAGATACCTTACATGAACAAAATTAATAGGATTGATGCTAACGAATCTGCAGTGGTAGTATCACGTTATTGTGGTATTGTGACTGTGATAAATCTGAAAACTAAGAAAAGTCAGAATTTGCTGCATCTTATGAACTTTGTTACATCCATTTATATTCATgagcaaagaaaaactgTAATAGTGGTAACAGCAGAAAACAAGATATATGAACTATCCTTGGCAAGTATCTTTAGAGAGGATACTGAAGACAAAGAAGGTGACGAACAAGCTGATGTTACCAATGAAGAGAATAGTGTTTTTACAGCATGGTCTAAGAGAAACACAGAAAACATACCTAAACAATTAAAGGATATGAGACAAAAATGCCTTGGTGTGTTTGCATCTGATGAAGACAGTAACAAGATATGGCTTTGGGGCTCAACTTGGATCTGTAGAATCGACATGTCGAAGAACTTACCTGTAATCACAAGGAAGAAAACTAAGAAACACGGTCGTGATGGTCTAACAATTACCGATGACAGCAACTACATGAATAATAAccttgaagatgaagatgaagatgttgaTATGGATATTGATGAGGACCTTGAGATACTGAAGGGCGGTAAAGTGAAATCAATTTCTAACCAAAAGGATCCTTTAACTTCAGAAGTATTTTACTTCAATGATAAATACAGACATCTACTAATGGCAGACTTGTTATCCTCTTCTGAATTGGTAGTTGTCGAA